Within Salvia splendens isolate huo1 chromosome 21, SspV2, whole genome shotgun sequence, the genomic segment GTCCGCCCCGCTCAAggctggctcccgcgggggccagaccccgaattgattcccccaaaccaagtaactttttctttgtcttttcttttctttttcgttttttgtttgtgtttatgtgtgccagcatgcttcgtttttgtttatatgtgttgtaccttcccacacttagtccaatctttggtctaagtgtgagaaggggttttctgtttttgcatgccttggttttgtatgttgcgccttctcccacttagcccgatgttcggtctaagtgtgagaagtttgttttgtctgtgcgttttgtttgtgtttaatgtttatgtctgctgttcatacttcccttttccccccttcacaaGGATAGCTTGGggcaagcttgagtgaagtgggagggggtgGGAGTAAGTACTGTGTCTGTTTTTGTGTCTTAGAGTCTTTAGGTATAGCTTAGGTGTAATggttgtttttgtgtttgtatgttgcatgagctagtggagaTAATAAGGCAAAATTCCCTTAGCTAGAGCGATTGAAGaaaggatacacgtcaactttgatgcctttttccttaataaactaaaagcggtctgaatgaagtaaggacgatagaaaatGCCCTAGATAACTTatctgtgcagccctactataaaagcgagttataagcctaaacactttgagctaactggactgccacttgatgcttagggagtagagtctaaaggagaaaaaatgggttatggaggaataagctggacgaagtccagaactggtggtataagctggacgaagtccaagaaaaggaggtataagctggacgaagtccaggggaggaataaaataacaaataagaggtataagctggatgaAGTCCAGggagaaaatagaaaaaagagggaaaaagaagattaattacctaagggcaggaagtaaaaattacctgacataggaatgaaaaaatatatagaaaaaaaggGAGACGATAGAAAggggaaactctcataacccgacgcatcagtggtgtaactttaactttggagcgtttcgatcctaacatccctggtgaggcatgagtgatcgagcgaacctaaccgctgggaaatcaataagctatcttgacgaactgacagtccgtttaggtagaagaaggaagggGGAGGAATTGAAGACTGCAGACGATCggagagaacttaagcttgtggggacagtcgcctaaaagttgaagctagtgCATGCTTATCTGTTGCGTTTTGTTGCTCTTTGTGTGATGTTTTCTTTCATGagtctgtagttgtctaggtctaaaagtctgtttttgtgttagtgttttgtttgtagagtcgttcttgggaaccgtgcattgaaattcgccttattcctttttcttgtctttcatgcttgaggacaagcatggtttaagtgtgagcagtttgataaggctaatttcatgcataggtctaggggataaattcgtgaatttgctgggtttaacacatgttttaagccaggtgtatagaagaaattcgccaagtccaggaaaagaaggaggcaatcacacgcccgaggaaactggcgaataagtgaacattgtgaaagaaattgcaagacggagtaaatctcagaactgaagggtagaatggagatttctacgaaggttctagaagattatgtccgtgtctataaaaggaaggttgcatgcattctggagggatcttctcggtggaggcctcactaacagtctgcagctagttcacttttctgTACACTTGGGTTCTTAAATGGAAATTCTTGGTTTCAGCTTTAGCTTTCATACATTCGttgttgggttgtaacaccgtcctgttgagggcgaagaaacaagctCCACTTTACTGCTTTCGTATTCCatatttcaccgagcttcgctgttcgaagctcggccttCCGATTTAGCCGAATATTtctgtgtttaatgcaagtttcattttctattatgaCGTTggtgttgatttctgatttggtTGTCgagattttctggagtttgcgTTAGTTTGCCTGTGTTGGATGtgtttcgcaattgttttctGGACTTatgcaggttaatggttgaatctgggtgatcggagttTGCTGGTGGTTGAATCGGAGACTTAAGTTTGATGTTGTTGCTAAGTTGTGTGCAATTGCTGGAaattggagttgatcggagtagatctgttagatcggaagttatggagtggaatctagttgttgttggtttcggattgcttggatccggagtggattaagcgttcgacgtgagatctgagcagagttggtttattttgatgcctagtcttcgtgttttcatttcgcttcgtctagtataCGTAGATCTGAGTTATTTCCGGTTTGTCGTAAGTTTTCGACGACCAAACAtttacattctgttcgaatctgggtatgtgctctgtttacttcatcttcgtgtttaaATCCGTTGAAGAAAAGTATGCCGTAGTTAGTTATTTTCTCAGTCAGTTATTTGCAGTTTTTCTGcctacttgctatttctgggtcatggtccccacaGTTAGTTATTTcctgtctagctaaattaggtagtcgtttacacggtctaggaagtgaatttaatatatcgaagtcttgatgatgtttggtctcagcatgtttacagctttctaggtctagtgtttacatttcctATCTAGGTCTAGTAGTGgttatacctcaaccctgtttgcgtggcagcagccgcctttgtcaagagtctctaaatgctttcttacgtatccatcttcgtgggatcgacccctgcttctctatactaatccatagtattcgggttgagggatctttgaaggagagtttgtgtgtacaacgacagagtattccttgttacattgagttcctagaccaagtgatctagtggattcataggacttggtgtctcgacctagcatcgcattttcacaacaaacgaaaacacataacaaactcTGCGACTTCAGGTACATCATTTAGTATTAAGCATGTACCTTAAAGGCcaattttcgtacattatttaTTGTTGAAAATCCAAAACACGTAAAAAAGTGAAATTCAATGTATATAGTGGTATTATACCGTAGCCTCATGCATTGCTAAACCCTAGGGGAATAATTCAAACTCCCTACCCTTAGTGATTGTTTCGTTTGCGAGTGGGTAACACATCCTAACCCCacggattgctaaacccaaagagtatgaatttAACTCTCGCCAaacattatactccctccgtcccgcactactcgcacctttctttttgggcacgaagattaaggaatgagtgatagataaagtcaacaattacggcggtaggtataaattgttactaaaaatggaaagagtgcaaataacttgggacgcccaaaaaggaaataagtgcaagtagtgcgggacggagggagtataatgtaACAAATATGACAACGAATGAAAGCAAAATCTAACAAAATTGTATACATAATGTCACAAATGAATAATGTAACGTACACATTCAcctaaataatgtaaaattcaAAAGATTACATTATCGAACAACATATTCCTACAACACATAATGTACAACACTTACGATTATAATGTAACAAACAACATGGTAACACATCATACtttatccaatttttttttctcaaatacAGATTCATGGACAAAACCGAACGAATTCCCAATTATCAAAAATCGACAACATCTCGATTTTGGCGCCAAAACAAAGGGTggacataagagcatccacaatagtgtaCTAGCGCACGCCCTAGCCCGCTAGCTGGCGGATAGTGCGTGCGCTAGTCCACTATTGCAATCGGCGAACGAGACGGATGAGCAGGCGACGGACGAAAGACGTTAACCGTTCGCTAGTCCACTATTATGTGGACGAGCGATCGGCTAgctgatttttaaaaaatacccaAGAATTAAGACTTGAAtgaaaaatactagtacttatTATATTCAATGGTGAAAtatctaattaaaaaaaaggaaaaactgTTTCTTCACTCTTTCGACTTCAGGACTGTCGCAAATTCAGTCGGTGAAGTaaagaagaaaagagaaaagaaatagTAAAAGGAAAAAGAGATCTGCGACACCCGATTTGCGGAATCCAATTCATTAGGTGAAAGAGGAATGATAACGGATAGCAAAGGCGCAGCAACGGAGGCGCAGCAGTATGTGTGGGGCGGCGCGATACCGCTTCAGATTCATCTCCACGAATCCGAAGTCACTACgcttcctccccctccccctgCTTTGGTAATCCTCTTCGTTGATTTTCATCATATTTGACTTTTATGTAACAACTCTGAGATTTATGTTGTCCTTTTACGTATCCTTGGCGTGGGTTTGGGGTTTTTCTGTGTTGGCGCGTGTTTTTTTTTCCAATCTAGGGTTTTCACTTGTTTGATTAATTGTGTTTTAGTAGGTACTGCTGCTTCTGTATGTGATGTATTTGTGAATGGACGATTGTTGAATTTTGACATTCTTTTTATATTGGATTATAGATATTGGCCCCCCGTGTGGGCTATTTGCCGCTGTTAGTGCCACAGATCAAGCCATTCTTTAGCAGTTCTCTACCTCCTGGTGTTGACACTGTGTGGTTTGAGTATAAAGGCTTGCCGCTGAAGTGGTATGTTATAGGCGGTTTGACTTGATCTATTATATGCAAATGCTAGATTTTGTACACCATGTCAGTATAGAGTTAAAGTATTCAAATATATATGACGGAATGTATTAAATTGAAATGCcgatgaaactttttgtatgattaatacaaacttcaaacattttGTAGTAGTACAAAATAAAGGTGAAACATTTTACGTATGAATTATGTAATTACCCCCAATAATATTACTAGTTCAGTACTAAACTTCTGCTTATAGTTTTTCTGGATAGTAATGTTTTGCTACAGTCGATGGTATATTATTATGTGCTTGATCACACATTTCATGCACATGTTAGAGGGGAATTTACTAAACTTGGAAAAGTCTCAAACTTTTTTAGTAGATGCAGCAGTTGGCAATGCTGAATGCTAAAAAACTGGCTAAATTAATGTCCAGTTATTGATTGCATTAACTAGGTGTAGTTCTTTAGTTTtttgcttttctttttctattttgataacTCCCATTTAATCACATTGTGTGGTAAAAATGTGAATTCCGTCCTACATAACACACTCACATGAGAAAAAAATTGGATCTTACTATGTagtaatttgataatttttcttCTGATTTTATTTGTCTTGATTATGTTTGCATCAATGGCAGGTATATTCCTACTGGGACGCTTTTTGATCTTCTCTGCTCAGAACCAGAGAGACCTTGGAACTTGACTGTATGATCTCTCTTTAGCTTACTCTGGACTCTTACTATGACTTGTAAAACCAGTACCGGTAAATTAGTCATATCATACatggcatgagattttatgtcgGACTGGTAGATTGAGGCAAAGCtgtattttttcaaaaatcttATGTTTATGCCCGCTGCTTTCCTAATTATAAAATGCAATTGTTGAAAGTAATTTATATGATGTGGACTGCTTAATTGTTCTATTCGATAAACTCAGTGTCTTGCTAAATTATCCAGTACTATTTCTCAAATGTGTTCAAAACATAATTTCATACAGTCTCAAAAGTTCTCTTCACAAAAGGTAGTCATTTATATAATCTTTTGAAGGTCAGTAATTATATACATGCTGAAAGAATGGTATTGTCATGTTTTTGAACTAGAATAAGCAAATATATATTGTTTGCTGGAtaaagaaatggaaaaataaacaTGTTTTGTAATATAGTTAATGTCTCTGTGCCTTTTCGCCATGACTCTTATAAATTGGTGTAATATTTATATCTTATAGAACACAAAACCAACATATTGCAATTTCAGAATCATTTTTTGCATCCCTGCATTTTATATCAATAGAAATAATCTGAGTCCCAGACCTGAATTCTGAGACCTCAAAACAATATATGTATTCTATTTGTCTTTATATGCTTTTGTCACCTTTACTGAGTATACTATCAAAGCTTCTTGCAGATACATTTTAGAGGGTATCCAGCAAATCTGTTGATCCCTTGCGAAGGAGAAGACAGTGTAAAGTGGAGCTTTATTAATGCCCTGAAAGAGGTTAGGTATAAATTCCTATACACTTGTGTAACCTTGGTCTTGATTCTTGACTATAGAATTCATTTTCTTATATAGATGGTTTCCTTTCTTGGTTTGAAATCATGAAGAAGAAATtggatatttttattaaattaagcTGCTATCACTTTTCTGGGGATATCTTATCCCTTTATAACTATATATCATTTTTCTAATAAAATTCCTTTTAtctttaataaataaaagtctCTGATGCTTTCCTCTTTTGGCCACGAGTTGTTTTGGGGTTCGGGATTAAGGTCCAACTTCATGAGTGTAAGAATGGGCAGACATACTGCTTTGGTTGCTTTCCCATCTCCTAATCTATACTACTTTCTCGTTGTCTAAATGTCTAGGTTTTGAGCTTCATTCTTTTTTCCCTTCATTAAATATTCCTGTGTTACCTACTATCTTTTTTATTGTGGAACTTTCAAAGTGAGAATGTTGAATATCTGTCTTGAATGGCTTATGTGAACTACAGGCAGCGTATATAATCAATGGAAACTGCAAGAATATTATGAATATGTCTCAGTCTGATCAAACAGAACTTTGGCGGTCTGTCTTGAATGGTATGCTACTATTTCTTAAGTGATTTGATTGATACTTGTTTCCCTATATCTTTGGATTCTTCTCATTGATGTTTTGAATTCTTACTACATTTTTGTTGGATATTGAATTTATAACCTAACAAGTATCATAACTAAAAAGAACCTGTTTATTCCTGCTAATTTACGTGAGTGTAATCAGATTGAAGGTCAGTCAAGAAAGCAGTTCTGTATTTGATGTCCTTACtgataaaatgaaaagaaatgacTATATGAATTCAAGGGATCTAGATGAGATGGAAAATGTTATTATCTTCGGCTTTGCttgggttgggaagaagtgtatgGCTTCATAAATAATGAGATAGCAATCTATTGGTATATTTAGCAACTGATGTTTTATTTTAACCAATGGTCCTTAGTGTTTTGACCCTTAACAGAGTGTTAGGAAATGTGGGCTGCCTAGGTAGTGTTGCTCCTTTGAACTATGGTTTTCCCACCAAAAGTTAAGGGCAACCTGATATATTGTAAATATTAGTAACATTGTCTTTTTGCTAAACATTCACCTGCTTCTCGTCATCTTTTAGAAATTAGAACCTTACATTTTGCACGATATTGTGGTACATTCACCTGTTTCTTGACTTAAATATGGATTTGTTACTCCCTTTTATCAGTCTTAACACAGGCAGAGTCCTGGCGTACTTATAATGCATAGTATCGCCCTTGTTCATTTTCAGATCTATGGTGATTTGAGTAGTAGGTTTCTATCAGTTGAAAGTCTTTCCCTTGTTTCTATCTTGtgggaatgttggtttcttctAAAACTCTACTCTGAATCACAGTTCAAATATATGTATGATCCTAAACTTCATTAACTTTATGACAGGCCAGCTTGAAGCATACCTTCGGGTTTATTCTAAACTTAAACTCGATATTGTTGGAGATAACTTTTCCCTCAAATTGAACACTTCTCGCCAAACCAATTCTGAAAACGAAGCTACTGGAACAACCAAATCAGGCGAGATACAGAAATTTATGATGCTTGTAGCTTCAAGAGAATCAGAAGTTCAATCAGGATGTTCTATTTTGTGTTTGCATCTCGAAGGCATTAAAAAAGATATTTTCAATGCCCAACACTTAATCATTTACTTGCATACGACGTGATTTTGCATTTTAGTAAGTTTTCAGCTTAAAATGAGTGTATAGCTCCAAAAAGAATCCTATTTTTTAAAGCATCATATGGGGTTGGGCCATAAGAATTCAGTTGGACTGGGTTAGATTCAGGAAGGCAAGCTATAGATACAGGCACAATCAAGGTTGGCATGGTTGGCTGGTTCCTTTATGGGTTATGTGAAGTCAACAGAAGCAAAAAAGGGGGAAGGGTAGGTTTTATCCAGTGGGTGGGGCTAATGAAGCCTTTTCTTCTTGTAGAGTGAAAGTTCAATATACTTTTCTGCTGTTAAAatacaccattggattaaaaggaGAAGGAAAACACAATGGTGTGACTTGGTTGGCCATTTAGCTTTCATCAATGGATACAATTAACTAAGAATTGCTACAACTATTTTCTCCTCTGTTTGGTCTTGTGCTGAACAACATACAGAGTTGAAGAACATGTGATAAATTGAAAAGGAGAATTATCTCTCGCAATTGATTGATGATATCCCAAAACTAAAATACAGATGTATAACTTGTGATCTTGCAATTATACCAAACAATCAGGTTTTATTGTTAAGTTATTTATATTGGTAGTTGGTATTATCGTTATCTGTTTGTGAACCTACACTTGGCCACTTTTTATTCTTGTCTGTATTGAACTTGGCCACTTTCATCAGGTAAAATTCCTGTTCGATTGTATGTGCGTACTATCGACGAAGATGTTGATGAATTAGAAGATGCCCCTATTGTTGATAGCTGGGAAAATATTTATTACATAAATTGTCCTGTTGAGATTCACGGCGAAGGTAAAGTTGAAAGCATTTTCTTAAATTGTAACTGATGCTAATTGAGCTAGCATTGCTACTTGTGACTGTGTTAAATATAGCAGCGAATTAGCTTGTGCCCTTGGGAATAGATCAAACACATGTTGTGCTAAAGAATAATTTGGGAATTGAGGATACACTGCTTAACTTGCTTAACTCGTATAAAACTTATGTGTCACTGGCATCTACACTGCATCTATACTTCACTTCCTTGCGGCGAAAGTATCCATTTATATGTTTTGCTGATATgctgttacggactcaattcccacatcggtcgtgagaacaactgatgtggggtatatagactaaatgagctctctctcctaacaggctagtcttttgggatgagttctcccgtttggtctgtatcaattggtgctctcattgagagcccaaacggctcggagtggtggctgggcaacgaactcgccgtgaccaacgagtgcgtttgggaccgctcggagtggtgacccacggagtggtggccgggcaaagaaccagccgtgaccaacgtggccgtgaccaacgagaacgtTGGCCCTTAtaggagggtcgaatgttacggactcaattcccacatcggtcgtgagaacaactgatgtggggtatatagactaaatgggctctctctcctaacaggctagtcttttgggatgagttctccccgtttggtctgtatcaTATGCATAGAGAAATATCTAAACTCTAGGCCACGCAAATAACGAGTGGAAGACTCAGTGCTTGGTTTCATTTGGCTATCTTCAGTGTGTAgtttatttaatactataagACTATTCTTG encodes:
- the LOC121783406 gene encoding autophagy protein 5-like isoform X1, which gives rise to MITDSKGAATEAQQYVWGGAIPLQIHLHESEVTTLPPPPPALILAPRVGYLPLLVPQIKPFFSSSLPPGVDTVWFEYKGLPLKWYIPTGTLFDLLCSEPERPWNLTIHFRGYPANLLIPCEGEDSVKWSFINALKEAAYIINGNCKNIMNMSQSDQTELWRSVLNGQLEAYLRVYSKLKLDIVGDNFSLKLNTSRQTNSENEATGTTKSGKIPVRLYVRTIDEDVDELEDAPIVDSWENIYYINCPVEIHGEGKAFSLNDAIKALLPMLFTEEASVDVDSQAPESESGEVSDGGSSRGSQKNEESLSAHTGIFKDGAEIKLVRIQGIEPRLDIPFGWVAKNLMNPEQYLHICIYVKAVQP
- the LOC121783406 gene encoding autophagy protein 5-like isoform X2, with amino-acid sequence MITDSKGAATEAQQYVWGGAIPLQIHLHESEVTTLPPPPPALILAPRVGYLPLLVPQIKPFFSSSLPPGVDTVWFEYKGLPLKWYIPTGTLFDLLCSEPERPWNLTIHFRGYPANLLIPCEGEDSVKWSFINALKEAAYIINGNCKNIMNMSQSDQTELWRSVLNGKIPVRLYVRTIDEDVDELEDAPIVDSWENIYYINCPVEIHGEGKAFSLNDAIKALLPMLFTEEASVDVDSQAPESESGEVSDGGSSRGSQKNEESLSAHTGIFKDGAEIKLVRIQGIEPRLDIPFGWVAKNLMNPEQYLHICIYVKAVQP